GAAGTAACTCTTGATATTACGCGAACATCATCGATTTAAAAGTACTAATTCTTAATTGAtggcacacacacacacacacacacacacacatacacaaccCAACACGTCCACATACAAGATCATATTAAAGTCGTTGGTCTCCCGCTCTAGTATGTACTCCAGTGTAGTTCTCTAGTGTCAGTTGAAATTGACTGCGGTGGCCGGATATCGGTCAGGAAACCATTAGCAACTTTGGCTCTCGTGTCTATGGTAATTAAACGGAATGGAACGGATTAAAAATTGGCAAGCCCTAAAACAAAATTTTCGtaatgaatacctacctagctatcATTATCTTGTGACAGTTGGTAACAGAACATTATAGACCCGAGCAACTTTGAACCTTATGTGTATGGTCTTTAGATTGTTTTTTGGTTGCAGACAAGCTGCTGGGCGTGCGGCACCTGGTGGCGCTGCTGCTGTTCCTGGCGACGGTGGTGTCGTACGCCACGCGCGTCAGCATGAGCGTCACCATCCTCGCCATGACCAAGGACAACGACTACGGGTATAAGGTAAGGGATCATAATATCTTGGTCAGAATATCGTCCCCATAAAATTTCTGATAGCATCCTGATATCTGCTTTTTCAGGGCTGGTTTCCACACAGACCTTCATTTGACCTTTTGCACATTatcattgccagcccactactgagaacaggctaatacttcacacacctttgaaaacattgtaGAGTTATATAGAtacgcatgcaggtttcctcgcagCGTTTTCCTTTTACAGTTTGACAACCTAACTCAATAATTGTTGTTGTTATACATCTAGagaatattatcatcatcatcgtcatcatcataatgatCCATCGCCGGTCAATATAACTCCATAAGTGAGAGGTGATAACTTAGTGGTTATGCTGggggaggtcggaggttcgatcccaggaGAGCACCACCAGAGAATATTGTAGAAACAAAATGAAACAGATCTTAAAGCAATCGTTTGTGTaaaatacctacgtacctactggTTTTCATTTCACAAACATTGACTTTCCTTTCTAGTAAGTTCGCCTTATGTTTATTCATACAGTGAATATGAAACGGTTGGTTtaggatttcaaaaatcctaaattCCTCCAATTCTGTGGATACTGGGAATTCGTTCGCTTTTATTCCTTGCGGCTCCATGATTTTAGTATTTCGTTCATTCCGTTTTTGGGATAGCAAAGAATTTACCCGATTTGGTTTTGTCCATCCGATTTTATCGCGTGGCGTAGGTTTGAATTCAAGATTTTATGAATACCtaggttttttcttttttttccatGTGGATGTGGATCTGCAAAATTTTGTTAGACTTTTCATAATAAAGATTTTAGACCTATTAATACATTTAAAACGGCTATTGTAGATCAGGGTAAAGATCAatcacatacacacacaaataaCTAActccaataataataaacaattggCATAATCCTTTCtttatcgataataatattataatattaataatattattctttaaatTTTTAGTGTCCCGTATTTTCAGAGAAAAACAGAAACCCTTAGagggtcacttcgttgtctgtctgtctgcccgtctgtcgtgtctgttatgATACGTGAAGGGAACCAAAATCTAAGGTGTACTTCTCGTTTATCTGAAATGCAGGTAGCtaatgtcttttagcacaaatgaagaaaaaaatccaaaaaccgttaatttgtgaTTAAGTAGATAActctgactcgcgcttgacggatttttttcaacatatttTAACTTTCCAGGTGTTCGACTGGAGCCAGTCCACTCGGGACACGATCTTGTCTTCGTTCTTCTGGGGCTACATCGTGCTGCAGATTCCAGCTGGAATGTTCGTCGGCCGCTTCGGTGGCCGCCTCATCATTCTGGTGTCCATGCTCATGACCGGACTTGTCAACCTCGTCTTACCTTATGCTGCTGTCAAGGTGACATTTTGTTTCATGGCCAATAGAACCTGAAAAGTTTTCAAGTTCTATTTGTTGAATAGGTACTTCAGAATAGAGTTTGAATTTCTGTCGTTATTGAGTCAACATAGCCTTGTGAACATTATATACCATGTAAATACAATAagagaataataatttatatttggaACATTTTTTAAGATATTCAAAGTCGTTTGGCTCTTTCATGTAATTAACTATAAATTATACtaaatcttcaattttttttgatgacacttaaaaatttatactgtatttattcaTTTGACTAGGGAGGTTGGCAGGCAGTGTGTGGATGCAGGATAGTCATGGGCCTCTTCCAGGGTCTACTGTACCCCAGTCTGCACGGACTGCTGGGGCAGTGGGCGCCAGTGGAGGAGCGGAGTCGGATAGGAACTGTTGTATATTCTGGTAAATTATTCTCCTTCTTCTAGTATGATCGTTTATTTGACCTGAATCTGCTTACTCTGATGATAATATGTCAGAGATTGTTTGTCAGAAGAAATTCTGACCCATGTCAGAACATACTCTACTCATATTACTTTTTACTAGACCTTGCAGTCTGCCAGATGCTTGCAGAGTGAGCGCTACATCTGACAACCCATTTCTCATAATATGCAGCGGACCTTAATATCCTTagaaaataaattctttttttataccTTCAAAACAAGAGGGAACAGggatcttctaggtaaacgcgctACAaccttacttttactttttaagcatgattgtcgtcaagcacaAGTATTATgcagaaataaaaaaatctttagtaGAAAACTAATGTTATACTAATTCTCAAGTTCTTAGAACCAAcagtttgagctgtacattTATATGTATGTTAGTTTGCCAGTTTCTCTAAATATAGATCTATTTTCAACAGGTGCACAGCTAGGAACTATCATAGAGATGATGATAGCCGGAGTTCTGTGTGACAGCAGCTGGGGCTGGCCGTCGGTGTACTACCTGGCCGGAGCCACCTGCCTCGCGTGGTCGGTGCTGTGGTTCGTGTGGGGCGCCTCCAACCCCAGCACCAGCCGCTGGATCTCCAAGGAGGAGATGAAGTACATCGAGAGCAGCGCTGGCTCGCATGGTATTAACGAGCAAAAGGTAAGGATCTCAAGAGTGTACCAtattatcgtcatcatcatcatcatcatgagccAGTAGAGTGCCACCACAACCGGCCCTCAGCttttctcatccagccactaCCCGCCAGCATCTTTAATTTCTTCGGCCCATCGTATTAGAGGGCGTCTCACACTAcacttgcttatacgcggttcATATGatacatacaaaaaatacataagGACATCTCTGGTGGAAGCCTCCCCAGCCTCACACCGGGAAATCCTCAGCAACCTAggtggtctactcggcttctggagtgACGTTGGATATGGAAGATCCCGGCGGGGAGTTGCACCACGCATAATAGATGGAAACTTGgttaagaagaagaaaaaagaagttTTCTGGTGAAAAAGCAGCCCAAGATTGCCCTGAATTTTATGTTTCTGAAGTTATTCTTTACTTTTGTTAAAATGTTTACATTTATTTCTTTCACAGAAAATGCCGGTGCCTTGGAAGGGAATCTGGACTTCCTTGCCATTCTGGTCCATCCTGTTGGCGCATAGCGGGCAAAGTCTTGGTTTTTGGACACTGTTGACGGAGATGCCTTCTTATATGGACAAAGTTCTTGGAGTTGATATTAAGAGCGTAAGTCcttcttaataatttttaatcgaGTCTTTTTAGCCAACTAAAAGAGTGTAATTGTTTGGCAGTTTGGAAGAGTTAGTTTATTGGTTCACCAAGAGTTTACCAGTTCCTCCATTGTTGTAAAACTACTTATAAAAGATGATTTTTTCTGAAGTTGATTTTGTCTTTGAGCACCTAAGACAAAAAGTATACTTCAAGGAAAATAAAGTTGAGATAAATGGAACGAGTTTGGTATCACAACTTCATACCAATTACGTAACATAGAATTTCGATCATCGTGAATGTTTTTACTCGActatttatggtatttttgtgCCAATAGGAGGAGATTGGTATGCTCAGTCACTTAGTTTTTCcttgtttatatatttttttaatttccagaaTGGTCTTCTGTCAGCATTGCCATACGTGGCCATGTACATCCTCAGCTTCGTGTTCAGCTGGTGCGCCGAGTTCATTGTCAACAGGAACATTTGTACTCTCGCCACCTGCAGGAAGATCTTCAATACCATTGGTATGACTATTCACCTTTTCTTTATCTTTTGCTTTCCAAAATGCTGTTTTCGGTAGTGTTCTTCCCATATGGTTAGtaagatataatttatttatataaaaggtgAAATtgactgatatttttttaatagcgagcaaacgagctggtacgtgataaaataataaaatatatcttaaACAGCTGGGTCTTGAAAAgcaaaaaaatccgaaaaacgtaaatttgtgattacatcatacttacaaaaaaaattaaaatgtgttcacaaaaaaaaaaattggtacacaaactcacatatagatggcgcagaccgttattaccttgcagagttctacatgaTGGTGTTAGGTATATCGTGTACGATAGTATGGGACCCTTCGcatgcgagtctgattcgcacttagTTTGTTTTATTTCCTTATTTTCTAGCGTTCTGGGGCCCTGCAGCGTCTCTACTCGCGCTGTCCTACATACCTGCCGGGCACTTGTCACTCGCGGTTGTGATGCTCACACTCACAGTGGGTCTCAATGGTGCCCACTATGTCGGCTTCTTGGTAAGCTCCAGGTTCCTAATAGTACAACTAAACCAGCTAAAGATTGCTTTGTCCAAAGAGATTTTCTTGTTTTTCCTGAACAATGTTGTGATGTTTAGACATAGACTAATtatattagattattattttcaatcatTGTTATTCTTGTCGTTCAGCCAACGAAAAGGTTCTCTGCTAAATTACTGGTATCGTGATGGCTTTCAAATTCATTATTCCTTTCAGATCTCCCACATCGACCTGTCTCCGAACTTCGCCAGCACTCTGATGGGCATCACCAACGGCTTCGGGAACATCTTCTCCATCCTGGCACCGCTGAGCGTGTCCTTCGTCGTTACTGATGAGGtaaagatgatgatgacgatggaGTTCTTTTATTCCCTCATGGAGcttagggctgcagcagttgtTTTCCAAGTCTCCCTATTTTTGGCTGCTGCGTTGACATGGTCCTACGATAGTCCCACTCTGTTTAGGTCTGCTTCAACACCCAGTATATAGTAGTAGATGAGGGAATATCCagttttatctttgtttataGTTTAGGGACAGATAAAATCAATTTGCCAGTTCGAATAAGGCGAGAGAACAGTGATACGAAGCAATTGATTTTTACCCACTCTATATGTATAGTTTGTGGTCGGGTGGAACagctaaaaatcctttcttatctaTAAGTCtatgttacaaaaaaaactaaatgcgaaaaactaatttttttttacttgataGTTTGAACTGTACCGCGTTATGACAGTTAAGCAGTCCCTCTTACTagccatactccatactaatattataaatgcgaaagcgtgtctgtctgtctgtctgtccatgtGCCAGTTTTTCACAGCCTAACAGTTAAACCGACTAGGcttggattggcagactttatacgtttgagaacatcatggaaaacgcccaggtttcctcacgatgttttccttcaccatttgAACATGTAGATTAACAATAACTATAACTTCTAGACAAGTGCCACAGACTGGCGGAAGGTGTTCTTCATCAGCATCGCATTCTACTTCCTCGCCAACTTGTTCTTCATCCTCTTCATGTCGGACAAGGTGCAGCCCTGGAACGAGCCCCAACACAACACTACTATTGGTAAGTCCATCATTTACCACTGAGCTAGAGATTTGTCAAATTATTGACGCCTGCTGTAAAGGGATTTGCTTCTTCAGTAAAAAGTGAATATTTGTATTATCTAAggtaattcaatatttaggttCTACACTAAATACTATAACTTCtagtttgtaactcatttcgtctaccccagctagagacccgtgacacgcggacagactgAGAGAcagttaacagagctctctccgtcacttactccatacaatcgtagttcccatttcatttgaatattaagcaaccaaagtccatgaaattttgcagacatagtctaaaaactaatatctgtgtctgtggtgttttagatttttctaaaaatatgtagttttaaaattacaggggctcaaagatttgtatttttctttaaaaaaaggcccaactttgtgctcgtttttctagacaacgaagcaatttaatgaaatttggaaaaaccacagacctagaaaatttaatgaatattatgtagtaaaaaaattatcgttatatattttatattgttataattatgtgggaactacgaaaaccagaaattacacccagaaatcttgaaaatttcgtgctgtctcgatttgtgcaagcggggtggtgaagtgcgggggacgacacgtgaaactgacagaaactgacagtctaaacacacgggccacatttagactgcacccaactccaaacttgtcgataggtctaactaaatacactggtacatttcaacttgcgttagacgtatgcgttacctactcagacgttgcctgtagataaaaatatgtctcatgtttgctggcaatagcgcatgcatcaaaccctgcaagttgcaactctcttgcaacctattcctcacgcaatacgcacagctttaatattataatttttgacaatgtatactatatgtaatgccatatcacaggtcactctctgatttattgctaacaatttacttccaaatgcaaagaaatctaagtgtgttgaattcacactgcccaataccaggaccttaaatgacataaattcattgataaataatcatatgttgaaaatataggagaaccccgtgtttctcggtataatgttagatgcaaagcttctatggaacacccacatatcaacacttgatggtaaactcagctctgctgcttacactgttagaaaaattcgacaggtactgacgtggaaactgcaaaaattgtatattttgcctattttcactgtattatgtcttacagactcttgctatgagataaagcggtagatattgagaaaaaaatgtattacagaaaaggacaggacgtgcaatttataatttaaaaccgcgcgctgccatacaataaaaatataaggaaataaataccttatctattatcttatagtagcttctaaatatatttacaactagctaatgcccgcagcttcgctcgcgtggatttaggtttttaaaaatcccgatcctttcatttcccagaacaaaagttgcctctccgtaatagcccgtccccgggatgcaacttgtttctgtatcacgtaagaatatttaaacggattatccttttcaaatcccgagggatcaccaggatttaggaatgcaatttcttacagcatcagggttgaggtcaacgacaaagtgtttacttggtatagataccttcaatatcaattaataatcgacactttttaaatcccattagctttagtagtcaggtcccctgcaacatcagggttgaggagttggaatccaaattttttattgaacaatgtcgcaaactttctttatcgattaaaaaaactacccaaaattacgcagttagattacctgccaaatttcatggttttgagtcaacaggaagtaccctagaggttttcttgacacacacgacagacagagagatagacaacaaagtgatcctataagagttccgtttttcattttgaggtacgaaaccctagaaaacgtaggaacggcattccgaaccagtggtaaatttttctgaccatccaaaaacactttgaagtttacctaaaagtttacaggaataaaaatttatcattgtattccattccatttcattctattccattctgttcaaagatatcATCAtcgataataaaaatatttgtcaccgaaacaataatttacgatacatcaaccaatatcaattttactgatgacaatctgactattaccaaagtgaacgactactataatatgtaGAATGATGAATaatgtgtgccgtttgcattctcactaggttctcattaagtttgttttatttggttaaactttctggcatttatattgttatgacgtttaattggcaaacagtctgtttattggctgaaactcaaaaattcagccaatcacaacaaagaaaatattgtaataatgattgatgcagctttctgtaattgaaaacaaaatatttgacattaacttgaatgtgacagtgttttccgaatagggttgccagaggccccgtattttactggttatcccgtatttcaggatacagaaacctgtaattatgaaaataaaatacggggcaaataaaactaaatatttttagggttccgtaactcaaaagcaaaaaagaactcttataggatcacttcgttgtctgtcagtctgtcagtctttccgtctgtccatctgtccatctgtccttctatccgtctgtcatgtgttcatgaacaaatattagtattttcaattttcaaagtaagataactacatatatcaagtgggttatcatatgaaagggctttacctgttcattctaaaacagatttttatttatttttatgcatatttttttaatgcataacagtttttgatttctcgagtaaaatgtcggaaaaaatacccgaatacggaaccctcggtgcgtgggtctgactcgcacttggccggttttttacaaattcagcaggagctggctggcgaaatcaaacactgacgttatgtccagtagaaagaatattttccttttgcggcaatgcatagccgaaacccactcgatattgatcatggtcgtagccaaggcggcggggcttggtttgaggatgtaagcctttttttatacaagttagcccgtgactttaatcttttctagtggtaagtgatgatgcagtctaatttcttggccgttagggccatactaaccatataactagccatgaccgaagcctcccaccagaccagaaattttgaaatggcgactgcgcctgggaagccgtcaaaaacctaagcctaaaataatacttacactatttcttgcatttgcttaccaatttttttttggaaatatatcaaacattttgcgctcacttcactcgcgctttgaatttctattacttggtgtatcgcaatttcgtttgcatgaatttagatttttaaaaattccgtgggggattttccgggctaaaaagccgcctaaaaaaaaatgtctgggatgcaagttacctctgaatagtaagtaccaaaattttggtaaagaagatgggccgtgaaagggtaacaaatagataggtaaatagatatactgtcgtattcgtaatattagtatagataggaagctttaaaaaataaaatcttgctatggctacactcgtttcccattcactttatttttttctgtattgaaccaaaaacacttaggctcactgcgctcgcgcttatttattgttgtattttatctcactgtcacattgaaaggcgaaattccactaaccaggtaattagcccataaagttgagcgaatgtttttttcctcatgacaggattcagttccggccctgataaaacctctcccgcaatcgattcctggctacggccatagtattgatactgtgaaggtggaattacaaattaaatgtaattttaagttgaaatgaaaagattgtatgcatgaaatgtataacattttgctttacaacactaagagtttttaaaagctatttaaataaataaatcttttatttaaaaccacattgcaaacacagttcaccaatcaagacacggcaacatacagagaaaaaatacaaaacttacaaataaactgaaatatctaaataggctttccatgcatttcagagagaaccaccgcctatttcttcaaatacttcaaattttcaaatttcttcaaatctaaaccccgtatttttgatggtggtagcctgtaaatcaaaaagagccaggtggcaaccctacttcgacctagacagaatgaaaaattgttttcattactcggtatgcctactgccatagtgtgacagaaagcgtgacggtagttgtgacctctgattggccgactctctttcactatttgctaaaattgatgattgcaacaacaattttttcttttttgtaatcgaaaacagaacacggacgtcaaacaggttgactaattgcaatcatttctgaccggctaacattgttccgctagtggctcaaactcactgtcgcagcaagaacatggtaaattcagccaatcacagcaatttgaaatttggtcatcacaaatgtaccgatctaggaaccgagaatgcacgaaccagggcagatagagataagaacaataatatcatacgtaggaaatcgacgggggatcgttggcaaggatagccttaaggcTCCGTTTTACCCTTATAACGCCCCTTCCATTTAcccttataacacccccaaaaATCGCATAACAGAGAATTTCATTATGATACATCTACTGAAGTTAGTActgtaattttatcaaaattaataaaatttcaaattcaaacatAGTCAAGAAgacatcaaaattaaaaaaaggacgaagatataaattaaatgaataaaatcaaatgaaaatttattaatcaaaaacttttacatgcgagtttcatggagtcctggcctctaaactaggacagcccgtatCATGGGGAAATTATAACacagtttattattttacagaGGATGGAGCGAAGAAATCCGAGGAAGTCAAGTCCACGAAAAAGGAAAAGACGGGAGAGCACAAGTTTTGACAACAGCTTATATGATATTTGGTTGAACACTAGTCATGATTTCGCAAGCGATTTGCTGAAGTTTTGTGATACTGTATcacatatacctaataatttatataaactaGAAAAGGTTTAAGTACACATTTGACCACACCGTAGACATGCATGTAGTTATCGAATTTTGACGATGTCCCTGTCGTTATAGAGGTCCTATAGTTGTCCACTGCAGGTGTGCATTGCGCATTAGTTTCTAACCaatccattccattccatcagcctgtatgcgtccactgctagacataggccaagagcgcgccaccaaacacggtcctctgcctttctcatccacccgcttcccgccaccttcttcaggtcatcggtcaaGCGGGctgtcccacactgcgcttaccggtacacggtctccactccaTCCGTTCTGGTCAGACATGAGctgcccattgtcacttcagctcGCTAATCTTTGAGCTATTTAGGTCGCTTTTGGAGTTTCTAACGTTTCAGCAAAATTATTTATACTCTGTAGAGAAACTTGGGAGATTGTTACGCATCCTAACTTTTTAATTAGCTTTATGaactactatgtacctactcaacTGTCTGCTTTTCTTTCCGTAACTTTTCactctaagtaggtacaaagtttTCGCGAAGATTATCTCATTTTCTTTTACTTGAGcgttttatgaaaattatggTTGTATTGAGATTCCCAAAAAGTTAGAATAGAAACaggcattttttaaattcaaataaacttttacaagtacttttgaatcgtcaaatacgTAGGTACTGGTTTGGTTGAAGAACCAGCAAATATTCGGCGGTTGcccttttcaaatatttgatatacaatactaTGGCcatatataaaagtaattgaagtcgttgctagagcgagctgcaggtcaaatccacgcccATTTATCATTTAGGTACATTATCTTCAATT
This genomic stretch from Maniola jurtina chromosome 15, ilManJurt1.1, whole genome shotgun sequence harbors:
- the LOC123872545 gene encoding putative inorganic phosphate cotransporter; translation: MSAVEDVPAPKPDKLLGVRHLVALLLFLATVVSYATRVSMSVTILAMTKDNDYGYKVFDWSQSTRDTILSSFFWGYIVLQIPAGMFVGRFGGRLIILVSMLMTGLVNLVLPYAAVKGGWQAVCGCRIVMGLFQGLLYPSLHGLLGQWAPVEERSRIGTVVYSGAQLGTIIEMMIAGVLCDSSWGWPSVYYLAGATCLAWSVLWFVWGASNPSTSRWISKEEMKYIESSAGSHGINEQKKMPVPWKGIWTSLPFWSILLAHSGQSLGFWTLLTEMPSYMDKVLGVDIKSNGLLSALPYVAMYILSFVFSWCAEFIVNRNICTLATCRKIFNTIAFWGPAASLLALSYIPAGHLSLAVVMLTLTVGLNGAHYVGFLISHIDLSPNFASTLMGITNGFGNIFSILAPLSVSFVVTDETSATDWRKVFFISIAFYFLANLFFILFMSDKVQPWNEPQHNTTIEDGAKKSEEVKSTKKEKTGEHKF